One genomic segment of Helianthus annuus cultivar XRQ/B chromosome 14, HanXRQr2.0-SUNRISE, whole genome shotgun sequence includes these proteins:
- the LOC110908449 gene encoding peptidyl-prolyl cis-trans isomerase FKBP16-3, chloroplastic isoform X1 translates to MASTSLLPLAGSFSGNLSSNHRITRNRPRRVTAQCLRSGIDTKGSQIVVCEGELSLIKRRGVIGLGLSASSLLFHSPDAESAGLPPQEIPRLCDDSCEKELENVPMVTTESGLQYKDIKVGSGPSPPVGYQVAANYVAMVPTGQVFDSSLEKRQVYIFRVGSGQVVKGLDEGILSMKVGGKRRLYVPGSLAFPKGLTSAPGRPRVAPNSPVIFDVSLEYIPGLDDDEE, encoded by the exons ATGGCGTCCACCTCTCTCCTTCCACTCG CAGGTTCTTTTTCTGGGAATCTGTCTAGCAATCATCGAATAACACGAAACAGACCGAGAAGAGTGACGGCTCAATGTTTACGGTCGGGAATTGACACGAAAGGGTCACAAATTGTTGTGTGTGAGGGTGAATTATCGTTAATTAAGCGAAGGGGTGTGATCGGATTAGGTTTAAGCGCTTCAAGCCTTCTATTTCACTCCCCGGATGCGGAGTCAGCTGGGTTGCCACCTCAGGAGATACCGAGATTATGTGATGATTCTTGTGAAAAGGAGCTTGAAAAT GTGCCTATGGTAACTACAGAATCTGGTTTACAATACAAGGATATTAAGGTTGGATCTGGCCCTTCTCCCCCAGTTGGTTATCAG GTAGCTGCAAACTATGTAGCAATGGTTCCAACTGGACAAGTATTTGACAG TTCACTGGAAAAACGCCAAGTTTACATATTTCGTGTTGGGTCAGGTCAG GTTGTCAAAGGACTCGATGAAGGAATTCTGAGCATGAAGGTTGGAGGAAAACGGCGACTATATGTGCCTGGATCT TTGGCATTTCCCAAGGGTCTAACTTCAGCTCCGGGACGGCCTAGAGTTGCTCCAAATAGTCCGGTCATTTTCGACGTGAGTTTGGAGTACATACCAGGacttgatgatgatgaagagtaA
- the LOC110908449 gene encoding peptidyl-prolyl cis-trans isomerase FKBP16-3, chloroplastic isoform X2, protein MASTSLLPLGSFSGNLSSNHRITRNRPRRVTAQCLRSGIDTKGSQIVVCEGELSLIKRRGVIGLGLSASSLLFHSPDAESAGLPPQEIPRLCDDSCEKELENVPMVTTESGLQYKDIKVGSGPSPPVGYQVAANYVAMVPTGQVFDSSLEKRQVYIFRVGSGQVVKGLDEGILSMKVGGKRRLYVPGSLAFPKGLTSAPGRPRVAPNSPVIFDVSLEYIPGLDDDEE, encoded by the exons ATGGCGTCCACCTCTCTCCTTCCACTCG GTTCTTTTTCTGGGAATCTGTCTAGCAATCATCGAATAACACGAAACAGACCGAGAAGAGTGACGGCTCAATGTTTACGGTCGGGAATTGACACGAAAGGGTCACAAATTGTTGTGTGTGAGGGTGAATTATCGTTAATTAAGCGAAGGGGTGTGATCGGATTAGGTTTAAGCGCTTCAAGCCTTCTATTTCACTCCCCGGATGCGGAGTCAGCTGGGTTGCCACCTCAGGAGATACCGAGATTATGTGATGATTCTTGTGAAAAGGAGCTTGAAAAT GTGCCTATGGTAACTACAGAATCTGGTTTACAATACAAGGATATTAAGGTTGGATCTGGCCCTTCTCCCCCAGTTGGTTATCAG GTAGCTGCAAACTATGTAGCAATGGTTCCAACTGGACAAGTATTTGACAG TTCACTGGAAAAACGCCAAGTTTACATATTTCGTGTTGGGTCAGGTCAG GTTGTCAAAGGACTCGATGAAGGAATTCTGAGCATGAAGGTTGGAGGAAAACGGCGACTATATGTGCCTGGATCT TTGGCATTTCCCAAGGGTCTAACTTCAGCTCCGGGACGGCCTAGAGTTGCTCCAAATAGTCCGGTCATTTTCGACGTGAGTTTGGAGTACATACCAGGacttgatgatgatgaagagtaA